The following proteins are encoded in a genomic region of Bacteroidota bacterium:
- the rnr gene encoding ribonuclease R: protein MSKKEKKRAYRKAIKSVLRNNGQQAYRPKELAKIVGTPSREDYILFRKALDDLIAKGQVRRVKGNRFMYRGKQDETADGIIHVNRDGYGFVEIEGQDEDIFVKRSRLNTARDGDRVRIRIEREKEHENRRGRKRGPQAKGRDKGRPRRRTAFVSEILERGRSTVIGSVDFYNDIWFVVPDDVKFNHSVYLTRVPEGKLNKGDKVEAQLGDFDPFRQAFKATLARVFGPADDPKVLMEALIHYFGLPTAFPKEVDNEANQIPIEIPAAAHKGRLDLRNKTIFTIDPDDAKDFDDAIHITPLPNNRYEVGVHIADVSHYVKPGGAIDNEARERATSVYLADRVIPMLPERLSNVICSLRPGEDKLTFTCLMEVDLKGNVHKFSFHESIIHSKQRFTYAEAQQLIDDESAEQPHAKEVRLAAEIARTFTKARFKNGSIEFDLPEVRVKLDEKGAPVAIVRKELKEANRLIEEFMLLANQCAARAVERPGKPTPVYVYRVHDEPNAERIQQLSNYLKTFNFELKLENGNVDSVQLNALLAKAKGKATEAVIKMASLRAMAKASYTTENIGHYGLGFTHYTHFTSPIRRYPDLLVHRILKEVLLSKERYKEDLDALCKHCSEKEKRAEEAERTTTRQKQVLYAVDHIGASFDGLITSVTRFGVFVQLEGLWLEGLVHVKDLDGDYFEFDENRYALVGSHTGKMYRPGDKMRVTLVRATPSTREIELMMN from the coding sequence ATGAGTAAAAAGGAAAAGAAACGAGCATACCGTAAAGCTATAAAATCTGTCCTTCGTAACAACGGACAGCAGGCCTACCGCCCCAAAGAACTCGCCAAAATTGTCGGCACCCCTTCCAGAGAAGACTATATCCTGTTCCGAAAAGCACTCGACGACCTGATTGCAAAAGGGCAGGTCCGGCGTGTAAAAGGCAACCGCTTTATGTACCGTGGCAAGCAGGATGAAACGGCCGATGGCATTATCCACGTCAACAGAGACGGTTACGGATTTGTTGAGATCGAGGGGCAAGACGAAGACATTTTTGTAAAACGCTCCCGGCTGAACACGGCGCGCGACGGTGACCGGGTACGCATTCGGATTGAGCGAGAAAAAGAGCATGAAAATCGCAGAGGCCGTAAACGCGGTCCTCAAGCAAAAGGCCGTGATAAAGGCCGGCCGCGCCGGCGTACCGCATTTGTATCCGAAATCCTGGAACGGGGCCGGTCGACGGTTATTGGGTCTGTTGATTTCTATAACGACATCTGGTTTGTTGTACCTGACGATGTAAAATTCAACCACTCCGTTTACCTGACACGGGTGCCGGAAGGCAAGCTCAACAAAGGCGACAAGGTAGAAGCGCAGTTGGGTGATTTTGACCCCTTCAGACAAGCATTCAAAGCCACCCTGGCCCGCGTTTTTGGCCCGGCTGACGACCCGAAAGTGCTGATGGAAGCACTCATTCACTACTTTGGGTTACCCACCGCTTTCCCCAAAGAGGTGGACAACGAAGCGAATCAGATCCCGATTGAGATTCCGGCAGCAGCACACAAAGGCCGGCTGGACCTGCGCAACAAAACCATCTTTACGATCGACCCGGATGACGCAAAGGACTTCGACGATGCCATTCACATCACACCATTGCCCAACAACAGGTACGAAGTTGGTGTACACATTGCTGATGTAAGCCACTACGTCAAGCCCGGCGGTGCTATCGATAATGAAGCCCGCGAACGTGCCACAAGCGTTTACCTGGCGGACCGCGTTATCCCGATGCTACCGGAGCGGTTGTCCAATGTTATCTGCTCCCTCCGCCCCGGAGAAGACAAGCTGACTTTTACCTGTTTGATGGAAGTTGACCTGAAAGGCAACGTGCACAAATTCAGCTTCCATGAGTCGATTATTCACTCCAAGCAGCGGTTCACCTATGCCGAGGCGCAGCAATTAATTGACGACGAAAGCGCTGAGCAACCCCACGCCAAAGAGGTTCGGCTTGCTGCAGAAATTGCCCGCACCTTTACCAAAGCCCGCTTCAAGAACGGTTCGATAGAATTTGACCTTCCCGAAGTGCGCGTTAAGCTGGATGAAAAAGGCGCGCCGGTAGCCATCGTGCGCAAAGAACTTAAAGAAGCGAACCGGCTGATTGAAGAGTTTATGCTGCTCGCCAACCAGTGTGCAGCGCGTGCCGTGGAGCGGCCAGGCAAGCCTACGCCGGTCTACGTGTATCGCGTGCATGATGAGCCAAATGCAGAACGCATACAACAGCTCTCCAATTATCTGAAGACGTTCAACTTTGAGCTCAAGCTCGAAAACGGCAATGTAGATTCCGTCCAGTTAAATGCCCTGCTGGCCAAAGCAAAAGGCAAAGCAACAGAAGCCGTCATCAAAATGGCCTCCTTGCGTGCCATGGCAAAAGCCAGCTATACCACCGAAAATATCGGCCATTACGGACTCGGATTCACGCATTACACCCATTTCACCAGCCCCATCCGACGTTACCCCGACTTGTTGGTGCACCGCATCCTCAAAGAAGTCCTGCTTTCGAAAGAGCGATACAAAGAGGACCTCGATGCGCTCTGCAAGCACTGCTCCGAGAAGGAAAAACGCGCAGAGGAAGCAGAACGAACAACAACCCGCCAGAAACAGGTGCTGTATGCCGTAGACCATATCGGCGCCTCGTTCGACGGCCTCATCACCAGCGTGACCCGGTTTGGTGTATTTGTACAGCTTGAGGGCCTGTGGCTCGAAGGCCTTGTACACGTAAAAGACCTGGACGGAGATTACTTCGAGTTCGATGAAAACCGCTATGCCTTGGTGGGTAGCCACACGGGTAAAATGTATCGCCCTGGTGACAAAATGCGAGTTACCTTGGTGCGTGCTACGCCGAGCACGAGGGAGATAGAGCTGATGATGAACTAG